The following coding sequences lie in one Cloeon dipterum chromosome 1, ieCloDipt1.1, whole genome shotgun sequence genomic window:
- the LOC135937038 gene encoding erythroid differentiation-related factor 1 isoform X1 — protein sequence MSAGRSTKVPFEMSADLVSPTNESSDTPRKPIKSTAVVKLSTSEIPTNFEVLQLNTDLNEPPSNWLSTKATNGSSFGFTNASGFNSFRIANMFPDCVGEVDVVSDSENIKKLLKIPYSKGAVSMIVHRVENTLLIDEFDIHKHLMRTAESEWSWLRKFFVEHVMNNLSSKGFHQKDFSIGFSRDALQERKLVSKFLYHSLSETNSPSNAEGCKATKENVEQDAASMYWSSLPEPQLELPDNSVGHEFARNVVWTFEDIQMLLGTDMPIFGGDTHPCISLRLRDMKKPINVLTGIDYWLDNLMCNVPEVVMCCHLDGLVQKYELIKTEDLPHLSGSKFSPKLIHDVAQNILSFLKSNATKAGHTYWLFKGKNEDVVKLYDLSSLCESDTESGDGNPFTVPVAMLLYNVARKMKKQNSKQHGGIRVLLEHCISLLDREKYPKIVTSAHYMLSDLYVPAETNPSDPAFPEEEPEDPETLDGRDENPEQGQEEEEDTNGNVEVGSLCWSNSCTKVQKKTQPPPLLGSISERCQNSLKHIAEGLYCLRQLDTRQIQKEEEEPRMAHPFTAIPMPFASLTSMAVSPTKAEEPKIDSANHWKAQLLTLLYEKALLVAAVLTQHSLATEQYGTALRQVQVLLTLNLGLQKLSKLLGVKHGKEEDKEATKSFLLGQAGDACCMIVQNWSKIDQFKADIATKDDFIEPILKQLQLDVGPYDDDTVPVDLDLPNVKDVLKSSIECYKQALNSKPAPDQFSSLCRRLGNAYNELGVVYMTQANTLVTGAGEKDRNEFNTLVKKSLRELELGIAAFEKGGDRNNLALLLLNAGRLMRLCSFVMSPVCRTPMQGQERNYYLKALNYYQKASCVLEKRCEENEQIWDSVNWQLSTTLYNMAVILQDYPDSNKNQQEVEKEVVEHLHKALASCDLTTPGRQLPMYQIRAASLHHKLASLYHKSLRNFVGDDQKRKWQHQLCRNHYEKAADMYKSLEGVSEFLRVQLERVAFAEFSAESSNSSGSKRAMWLSAVDLMLACADLVKVIVKQKEAQDDEEEQLKLLVILEQTMQSILLSLAKLSAKDKANGAKEFKAMYAATLHQVSKEKEDLRTVATRLSTSLKKVNELRKNVM from the exons ATGAGCGCAGGCCGCAGTACAAAG GTACCATTTGAGATGAGTGCTGATCTCGTGAGCCCGACAAATGAATCTTCGGATACGCCCAGAAAACCTATCAAATCGACGGCAGTCGTTAAATTGTCGACATCAGAAATACCCACCAATTTTGAGGTTCTTCAACTGAATACAGATTTAAATGAGCCTCCGTCCAACTGGCTCTCGACTAAAGCAACAAATGGCTCCTCATTTGGCTTCACCAATGCTTCTGGATTCAACAG CTTTAGAATTGCAAATATGTTCCCTGACTGTGTTGGAGAGGTGGATGTTGTTTCTGATTCAGAAAACATTAAGAAGCTTCTGAAAATCCCTTACAGCAAGGGTGCA GTGAGCATGATTGTGCACAGAGTAGAAAATACTCTGCTCATTGACGAGTTTGATATTCACAAGCATTTGATGCGGACAGCGGAGAGCGAGTGGAGTTGGCTGAGAAAGTTCTTTGTTGAGCATGTCATGAATAACCTCAGCTCCAAA gGCTTCCATCAAAAAGACTTCAGTATTGGATTCAGCCGTGATGCTCTCCAAGAGCGAAAACtggtttctaaatttttgtaccACAGTCTTAGTGAGACAAACTCGCCAAGCAACGCAGAAGGATGCAAAGCAACAAAGGAAAACGTGGAGCAAGATGCTGCCTCTATGTACTGGTCAAGTCTGCCGGAGCCACAACTGGAGTTGCCTGACAACTCGGTTGGCCATGAGTTTGCCAGAAATGTTGTGTGGACTTTTGAAGACATTCAAATGCTTCTCGGAACAGACATGCCAATTTTTGGCGGAGATACTCATCCCTGCATAAGCTTGAGACTCAG GGATATGAAAAAGCCAATCAACGTTCTCACAGGCATTGATTACTGGTTGGACAACTTGATGTGTAATGTTCCTGAGGTTGTCATGTGCTGTCACCTGGATGGATTGGTTCAAAA GTACGAACTGATCAAAACAGAGGACCTGCCCCACTTATCAGGAAGCAAATTTTCGCCAAAACTGATTCATGACGTTGCTCAAAACATCCTCTCCTTCCTGAAGTCAAATGCAACCAAAGCTGGACACACTTACTGGCTTTTCAAGGGCAAAAACGAGGATGTGGTGAAATTATACGACCTCAGTTCCCTCTGCGAAAGTGACACAGAGAGTGGTGATGGAAACCCGTTCACCGTGCCTGTAGCCATGCTTCTTTACAA TGTGGCTCGTAAAATGAAGAAACAGAACAGCAAGCAACATGGTGGCATTCGAGTGTTGTTAGAACACTGCATTTCTCTCTTGGACagagaaaaatatccaaaG ATTGTTACTTCAGCTCATTACATGTTGTCAGACTTGTATGTTCCTGCTGAGACTAATCCATCAGACCCAGCTTTTCCTGAAGAAGAGCCAGAAGATCCAGAAACCCTGGATGGAAGAGATGAAAATCCTGAACAAGGccaggaggaggaggaagataCTAATGGAAATGTTGAG GTTGGGTCTCTATGCTGGAGTAATTCTTGCACCAAAGTGCAAAAAAAGACCCAGCCGCCACCATTGTTAGGCTCGATCAGCGAGCGCTGCCAAAACAGTTTGAAACACATCGCTGAGGGTCTCTACTGTCTGCGCCAATTGGACACGCGGCAGATCCagaaggaggaggaggaacCCAGGATGGCCCACCCATTCACTGCCATTCCAATGCCATTCGCCAGCCTCACCAGTATGGCGGTCTCCCCGACCAAGGCTGAAGAGCCAAAGATAGATTCTGCAAACCACTGGAAAGCCCAGTTGCTCACCCTGCTATATGAGAAGGCACTGCTGGTTGCTGCTGTCCTGACTCAGCACTCGCTCGCCACTGAGCAGTACGGGACTGCGCTGCGACAGGTACAAGTGCTGCTCACCCTCAATCTTGGCCTACAGAAGCTGTCCAAACTGCTTGGTGTCAAACAC GGCAAGGAAGAAGATAAGGAAGCTACCAAGAGTTTTTTGCTGGGACAAGCGGGAGATGCTTGCTGCATGATTGTCCAAAATTGGAGCAAAATCGACCAGTTCAAAGCTGACATCGCAACTAAAGATGATTTCATAGAGCCGATTCTGAAGCAGCTCCAGCTTGATGTTGGACCATATGATG ATGATACGGTTCCTGTGGATTTGGACTTGCCCAACGTTAAAGACGTGCTGAAGTCCAGCATTGAATGCTACAAACAAGCTCTGAATTCCAAGCCTGCACCAGATCAGTTTTCGAGTTTGTGTCGGCGTTTGGGCAATGCTTACAACGAACTAGGCGTAGTTTACATGACTCAAGCAAACA CCCTTGTGACAGGTGCTGGTGAGAAAGATCGCAATGAGTTCAATACATTGGTAAAGAAAAGCCTGCGTGAGCTGGAGTTGGGCATTGCTGCTTTTGAGAAGGGGGGAGATCGGAACAACTTGGCGCTGCTCTTGCTGAATGCTGGAAGACTCATGAGGCTTTGCTCATTTGTGATGTCACCTGTCTGTCGCACTCCCATGCAGGGGCAGGAGAGAAATTATTATCTTAAG GCTCTGAACTACTATCAAAAGGCAAGCTGTGTGTTGGAAAAAAGATGTGaggaaaatgagcaaatttggGACAGTGTCAACTGGCAGTTGTCAACGACTCTGTACAACATGGCTGTGATTTTGCAAGACTACCCTGACAGTAATAAG aACCAACAGGAAGTTGAGAAGGAAGTTGTAGAGCATTTGCATAAAGCTCTGGCGTCATGTGATCTCACAACCCCAGGACGCCAGCTGCCAATGTATCAAATTCGAGCTGCTTCCCTTCACCACAAACTAGCCTCCTTATATCACAAGTCTCTCAG AAACTTTGTTGGTGATGATCAAAAGCGAAAGTGGCAGCATCAATTGTGTAGAAATCATTACGAGAAGGCAGCTGACATGTACAAGAGTTTAGAAGGCGTCTCTGAATTTCTACGCGTACAACTCGAAAGAGTGGCTTTTGCTGAGTTTTCTGCTGAAA GTTCAAACAGTTCAGGAAGCAAAAGGGCCATGTGGCTCAGCGCAGTTGACCTAATGCTTGCATGCGCTGACTTAGTCAAGGTGATAGTCAAGCAGAAAGAGGCGCAGGATGACGAGGAGGAGCAACTCAAACTGTTGGTCATATTGGAACAAACCATGCAAAGCATTCTTCTTTCGCTGGCCAAACTCTCTGCCAAAGACAAGGCAAATGGTGCCAAAGA GTTCAAAGCCATGTATGCTGCTACGTTGCACCAGGTCAGCAAGGAAAAAGAAGATCTTCGAACGGTTGCAACCAGACTTAGCACAAGTTTGAAGAAAGTGAATGAACTCCgtaaaaatgttatgtga
- the LOC135937038 gene encoding erythroid differentiation-related factor 1 isoform X2 has protein sequence MSADLVSPTNESSDTPRKPIKSTAVVKLSTSEIPTNFEVLQLNTDLNEPPSNWLSTKATNGSSFGFTNASGFNSFRIANMFPDCVGEVDVVSDSENIKKLLKIPYSKGAVSMIVHRVENTLLIDEFDIHKHLMRTAESEWSWLRKFFVEHVMNNLSSKGFHQKDFSIGFSRDALQERKLVSKFLYHSLSETNSPSNAEGCKATKENVEQDAASMYWSSLPEPQLELPDNSVGHEFARNVVWTFEDIQMLLGTDMPIFGGDTHPCISLRLRDMKKPINVLTGIDYWLDNLMCNVPEVVMCCHLDGLVQKYELIKTEDLPHLSGSKFSPKLIHDVAQNILSFLKSNATKAGHTYWLFKGKNEDVVKLYDLSSLCESDTESGDGNPFTVPVAMLLYNVARKMKKQNSKQHGGIRVLLEHCISLLDREKYPKIVTSAHYMLSDLYVPAETNPSDPAFPEEEPEDPETLDGRDENPEQGQEEEEDTNGNVEVGSLCWSNSCTKVQKKTQPPPLLGSISERCQNSLKHIAEGLYCLRQLDTRQIQKEEEEPRMAHPFTAIPMPFASLTSMAVSPTKAEEPKIDSANHWKAQLLTLLYEKALLVAAVLTQHSLATEQYGTALRQVQVLLTLNLGLQKLSKLLGVKHGKEEDKEATKSFLLGQAGDACCMIVQNWSKIDQFKADIATKDDFIEPILKQLQLDVGPYDDDTVPVDLDLPNVKDVLKSSIECYKQALNSKPAPDQFSSLCRRLGNAYNELGVVYMTQANTLVTGAGEKDRNEFNTLVKKSLRELELGIAAFEKGGDRNNLALLLLNAGRLMRLCSFVMSPVCRTPMQGQERNYYLKALNYYQKASCVLEKRCEENEQIWDSVNWQLSTTLYNMAVILQDYPDSNKNQQEVEKEVVEHLHKALASCDLTTPGRQLPMYQIRAASLHHKLASLYHKSLRNFVGDDQKRKWQHQLCRNHYEKAADMYKSLEGVSEFLRVQLERVAFAEFSAESSNSSGSKRAMWLSAVDLMLACADLVKVIVKQKEAQDDEEEQLKLLVILEQTMQSILLSLAKLSAKDKANGAKEFKAMYAATLHQVSKEKEDLRTVATRLSTSLKKVNELRKNVM, from the exons ATGAGTGCTGATCTCGTGAGCCCGACAAATGAATCTTCGGATACGCCCAGAAAACCTATCAAATCGACGGCAGTCGTTAAATTGTCGACATCAGAAATACCCACCAATTTTGAGGTTCTTCAACTGAATACAGATTTAAATGAGCCTCCGTCCAACTGGCTCTCGACTAAAGCAACAAATGGCTCCTCATTTGGCTTCACCAATGCTTCTGGATTCAACAG CTTTAGAATTGCAAATATGTTCCCTGACTGTGTTGGAGAGGTGGATGTTGTTTCTGATTCAGAAAACATTAAGAAGCTTCTGAAAATCCCTTACAGCAAGGGTGCA GTGAGCATGATTGTGCACAGAGTAGAAAATACTCTGCTCATTGACGAGTTTGATATTCACAAGCATTTGATGCGGACAGCGGAGAGCGAGTGGAGTTGGCTGAGAAAGTTCTTTGTTGAGCATGTCATGAATAACCTCAGCTCCAAA gGCTTCCATCAAAAAGACTTCAGTATTGGATTCAGCCGTGATGCTCTCCAAGAGCGAAAACtggtttctaaatttttgtaccACAGTCTTAGTGAGACAAACTCGCCAAGCAACGCAGAAGGATGCAAAGCAACAAAGGAAAACGTGGAGCAAGATGCTGCCTCTATGTACTGGTCAAGTCTGCCGGAGCCACAACTGGAGTTGCCTGACAACTCGGTTGGCCATGAGTTTGCCAGAAATGTTGTGTGGACTTTTGAAGACATTCAAATGCTTCTCGGAACAGACATGCCAATTTTTGGCGGAGATACTCATCCCTGCATAAGCTTGAGACTCAG GGATATGAAAAAGCCAATCAACGTTCTCACAGGCATTGATTACTGGTTGGACAACTTGATGTGTAATGTTCCTGAGGTTGTCATGTGCTGTCACCTGGATGGATTGGTTCAAAA GTACGAACTGATCAAAACAGAGGACCTGCCCCACTTATCAGGAAGCAAATTTTCGCCAAAACTGATTCATGACGTTGCTCAAAACATCCTCTCCTTCCTGAAGTCAAATGCAACCAAAGCTGGACACACTTACTGGCTTTTCAAGGGCAAAAACGAGGATGTGGTGAAATTATACGACCTCAGTTCCCTCTGCGAAAGTGACACAGAGAGTGGTGATGGAAACCCGTTCACCGTGCCTGTAGCCATGCTTCTTTACAA TGTGGCTCGTAAAATGAAGAAACAGAACAGCAAGCAACATGGTGGCATTCGAGTGTTGTTAGAACACTGCATTTCTCTCTTGGACagagaaaaatatccaaaG ATTGTTACTTCAGCTCATTACATGTTGTCAGACTTGTATGTTCCTGCTGAGACTAATCCATCAGACCCAGCTTTTCCTGAAGAAGAGCCAGAAGATCCAGAAACCCTGGATGGAAGAGATGAAAATCCTGAACAAGGccaggaggaggaggaagataCTAATGGAAATGTTGAG GTTGGGTCTCTATGCTGGAGTAATTCTTGCACCAAAGTGCAAAAAAAGACCCAGCCGCCACCATTGTTAGGCTCGATCAGCGAGCGCTGCCAAAACAGTTTGAAACACATCGCTGAGGGTCTCTACTGTCTGCGCCAATTGGACACGCGGCAGATCCagaaggaggaggaggaacCCAGGATGGCCCACCCATTCACTGCCATTCCAATGCCATTCGCCAGCCTCACCAGTATGGCGGTCTCCCCGACCAAGGCTGAAGAGCCAAAGATAGATTCTGCAAACCACTGGAAAGCCCAGTTGCTCACCCTGCTATATGAGAAGGCACTGCTGGTTGCTGCTGTCCTGACTCAGCACTCGCTCGCCACTGAGCAGTACGGGACTGCGCTGCGACAGGTACAAGTGCTGCTCACCCTCAATCTTGGCCTACAGAAGCTGTCCAAACTGCTTGGTGTCAAACAC GGCAAGGAAGAAGATAAGGAAGCTACCAAGAGTTTTTTGCTGGGACAAGCGGGAGATGCTTGCTGCATGATTGTCCAAAATTGGAGCAAAATCGACCAGTTCAAAGCTGACATCGCAACTAAAGATGATTTCATAGAGCCGATTCTGAAGCAGCTCCAGCTTGATGTTGGACCATATGATG ATGATACGGTTCCTGTGGATTTGGACTTGCCCAACGTTAAAGACGTGCTGAAGTCCAGCATTGAATGCTACAAACAAGCTCTGAATTCCAAGCCTGCACCAGATCAGTTTTCGAGTTTGTGTCGGCGTTTGGGCAATGCTTACAACGAACTAGGCGTAGTTTACATGACTCAAGCAAACA CCCTTGTGACAGGTGCTGGTGAGAAAGATCGCAATGAGTTCAATACATTGGTAAAGAAAAGCCTGCGTGAGCTGGAGTTGGGCATTGCTGCTTTTGAGAAGGGGGGAGATCGGAACAACTTGGCGCTGCTCTTGCTGAATGCTGGAAGACTCATGAGGCTTTGCTCATTTGTGATGTCACCTGTCTGTCGCACTCCCATGCAGGGGCAGGAGAGAAATTATTATCTTAAG GCTCTGAACTACTATCAAAAGGCAAGCTGTGTGTTGGAAAAAAGATGTGaggaaaatgagcaaatttggGACAGTGTCAACTGGCAGTTGTCAACGACTCTGTACAACATGGCTGTGATTTTGCAAGACTACCCTGACAGTAATAAG aACCAACAGGAAGTTGAGAAGGAAGTTGTAGAGCATTTGCATAAAGCTCTGGCGTCATGTGATCTCACAACCCCAGGACGCCAGCTGCCAATGTATCAAATTCGAGCTGCTTCCCTTCACCACAAACTAGCCTCCTTATATCACAAGTCTCTCAG AAACTTTGTTGGTGATGATCAAAAGCGAAAGTGGCAGCATCAATTGTGTAGAAATCATTACGAGAAGGCAGCTGACATGTACAAGAGTTTAGAAGGCGTCTCTGAATTTCTACGCGTACAACTCGAAAGAGTGGCTTTTGCTGAGTTTTCTGCTGAAA GTTCAAACAGTTCAGGAAGCAAAAGGGCCATGTGGCTCAGCGCAGTTGACCTAATGCTTGCATGCGCTGACTTAGTCAAGGTGATAGTCAAGCAGAAAGAGGCGCAGGATGACGAGGAGGAGCAACTCAAACTGTTGGTCATATTGGAACAAACCATGCAAAGCATTCTTCTTTCGCTGGCCAAACTCTCTGCCAAAGACAAGGCAAATGGTGCCAAAGA GTTCAAAGCCATGTATGCTGCTACGTTGCACCAGGTCAGCAAGGAAAAAGAAGATCTTCGAACGGTTGCAACCAGACTTAGCACAAGTTTGAAGAAAGTGAATGAACTCCgtaaaaatgttatgtga